The following proteins are co-located in the Purpureocillium takamizusanense chromosome 10, complete sequence genome:
- a CDS encoding uncharacterized protein (TransMembrane:2 (o528-548i788-810o)) translates to MNRAKEVARNKAAAGRKDGPAVGGDRATPLSRAPGQMADPRDLLDHGAKAAQPKNQPSSGIPVKGQHGTPAGGDRATPFGQASGQTVDSRDPLNRGAKGAQPTNQPPVKAPVKGQTALHDDLIDQTDYLNPKEQEKIITECNRLLQGPINADNEHVSREALLKTIVPMTKIVQAHCTMAGGDGVSKMLASQPKCSSRGCRETRDMLKKIAGQQETLGKMVAVNHDAAAKHLRASADGQLKGLSQEKAKLVEENTKLKAELKNKDDSLLTLQKQLGASSNDKGDKEALQKKGGLGSSWFGFGGQATHKADGEAGAPDEKRQQQGKDKVTSTGLAGGGGATTNTAALEKQVEMWKQKATEHQKTADGLKEENTKLRQKLDGTKDGADGMKKGGFGGIFGSTSRAGDKDGTTKSKATPNMGSPRTPSMPKNTFQLWGSKKDATTPAAGGRKPPPPPLTLVPGTSAKDTQQQSVPNDKKKTGAGFLDTLQKTVADTVTHASQAYGSVQQQVPCMRRHVEPESYSSWLSGELAAWREVIVFLWLWICFACGSLKDRLFRRGATASRTGPPPPPPPPKDPKPNSQPAGRPGTLDSNALGLNKSKNPAGGRPAGTVDQGALGVSKSVRTIRRMPTPPAPDTMLRVTRHLLLLMSLHAYLECLAQQRMWHQANNQTRSYLAGQMRGSAKDPTTLLAMVGLDPTLWLARLRFLGLGLVLTWDWTIELALNIEWLRNLICRCASWVVGEKWFYKGVWWVSGGVGVRVWWAMKGVGAPVWRAARGLWAQMVKPYRRLGWAGRGIVVAVLVVAVGGGGWYLAARFGLTAWGARAPARPSPWWSRLCFSRFAGRRR, encoded by the coding sequence ATGAACAGGGCCAAAGAAGTGGCCCGcaacaaggcggcggccggacgCAAGGATGGACCAGCCGTTGGCGGGGATCGAGCGACTCCCCTTAGCCGGGCACCGGGTCAGATGGCAGACCCTCGCGATCTTCTCGACCACGGTGCCAAAGCCGCGCAGCCCAAGAATCAACCATCCTCGGGAATACCAGTCAAGGGGCAGCATGGAACACCCGCCGGCGGTGATCGAGCGACTCCCTTTGGCCAGGCCTCGGGTCAAACGGTGGACTCGCGCGACCCTCTCAACCGCGGTGCTAAAGGCGCCCAGCCCACAAATCAACCACCAGTAAAGGCACCTGTCAAGGGGCAGACCGCTCTGCACGACGACCTAATCGACCAAACAGACTACCTCAACCCGAAGGAGCAGGAAAAAATCATCACGGAGTGCAACAGGCTCCTTCAAGGGCCCATCAACGCCGACAATGAGCACGTCAGCCGGGAAGCCCTCCTCAAGACCATCGTCCCCATGACCAAGATCGTTCAGGCTCACTGcaccatggcgggcggcgacggcgtatCGAAGATGCTTGCCTCGCAGCCCAAgtgcagcagccgcggctgTCGCGAGACTCGAGACATGCTCAAGAAGATTGCGGGTCAGCAAGAAACGCTCGGCAAGATGGTGGCGGTGAaccacgacgctgccgccaagcACCTGCGTGCGAGCGCGGACGGGCAGCTGAAGGGTCTGTCGCAGGAGAAGgcgaagctcgtcgaggagaaCACCAAGCTCAAGGCGGAGCTCAAGAACAAGGACGACAGCCTACTGACCCTTCAGAAGCAGCTGGGCGCCAGCTCGAACGACAAGGGCGACAAGGAGGCACTGCAGAAGAAGGGAGGGCTCGGCAGCTCGTGGTTCGGATTCGGAGGCCAGGCTACGCACAAGGCTGATGGAGAAGCAGGGGCGCCGGACGagaagcggcagcagcagggcaaggacaaggtGACCAGCACCGGCCTGGcgggaggaggtggcgccACGACCAACACCGCCGCTCTCGAAAAGCAGGTCGAGATGTGGAAGCAAAAGGCAACCGAACACCAGAAGACGGCAGACGGCCTCAAGGAGGAGAACACCAAGCTTCGCCAAAAGCTCGACGGGACCAAGGACGGGGCGGATGGCATGAAGAAGGGCGGGTTCGGCGGCATCTTCGGGAGCACATCGCGGGCTGGTGACAAGGACGGCACTACCAAGTCGAAGGCTACACCCAACATGGGTTCACCCCGaacgccgtcgatgcccaAGAACACGTTCCAGCTCTGGGGGTCAAAGAAGGACGCCACGACCCCGGCAGCGGGGGGCcgcaagccgccgccgccccctttgACGTTGGTCCCTGGGACTTCGGCCAAGgacacgcagcagcagagcgtGCCCaacgacaagaagaagacgggtGCCGGGTTCCTGGATACGTTACAGAAGACAGTGGCGGACACGGTGACTCATGCGTCACAGGCGTACGGAAGTGTGCAGCAGCAAGTGCCGTGCATGAGGCGCCACGTGGAGCCGGAGAGCTACTCGTCGTGGCTCTCTGGAGAGTTGGCGGCATGGCGCGAggtcatcgtcttcctctgGCTGTGGATCTGCTTCGCCTGCGGATCCCTCAAGGACAGGCTGTTCCGGcgcggggcgacggcgtcccGCAcgggaccgccgccgccgccgccgccgcccaaggatCCAAAGCCGAACTCGCAaccagcaggccggccgggaACTCTCGACTCGAACGCGCTCGGGTTGAACAAGTCAAAGAACCCggcaggcggccggccggctggaaCCGTCGACCAGGGCGCGCTCGGGGTGAGCAAGTCCGTCCGGACGATACGGAGGATGCCCacgcccccggcgccggacACGATGCTGCGGGTGACGCGGCACCTGCTCTTGCTCATGTCCTTGCACGCCTACTTGGAGtgcctcgcgcagcagcgcatgTGGCACCAGGCCAACAACCAGACGCGGTCGTACCTGGCCGGCCAGATGCGCGGCAGCGCCAAGgacccgacgacgctgctggccatgGTCGGCCTGGACCCGACACTGTGGCTCGCTCGGCTCCGGTTCCtcgggctggggctggtgTTGACGTGGGACTGGACGATCGAGCTCGCCCTCAACATCGAGTGGCTGCGAAACCTCATCTGCCGCTGCGCGTCGTGGGTCGTGGGCGAGAAGTGGTTCTACAAAGGCGTCTGGTGGGTGTCCGGAGGGGTGGGCGTCCGCGTCTGGTGGGCCATGAAGGGGGTAGGGGCCCCCGTCTGGCGAGCTGCGAGAGGGCTCTGGGCACAGATGGTGAAGCCGTATCGCAGGCTCGGGTGGGCTGGCCGGGGCATCGTCGTTGCGGTGCTCGTTgtcgccgtgggcggcggcgggtggtaTCTGGCGGCCAGGTTCGGGCTGACGGCGTGGGGCGCCAGGGCTCCCGCGCGACCTTCCCCTTGGTGGTCCCGCTTGTGCTTTTCACGGTTTGCAGGGAGGAGGCGTTGA